The following coding sequences lie in one Oncorhynchus kisutch isolate 150728-3 linkage group LG3, Okis_V2, whole genome shotgun sequence genomic window:
- the zgc:101858 gene encoding uncharacterized protein zgc:101858 isoform X1 codes for MASGEGFKVSSLKDKVTLITGASSGIGAGTSIMFAKLGALLALNGRDVENLTNIAKQCTDLGAAEPLLVPGDLTNEDTVKKTVELTIAHFGRLDVLINSAGILAMGSIETGDLAQYDKVMNVNVRSVYHLTQLCVPHLIRTKGSIVNVSSVNGQRSFPGVLAYCMSKSAIDQFTRCIALELASKQVRVNSVWYVKSVLILNYYLLCSYYHHIDLSLCLSPSSPGVIITDVHRRAGLDEEQYAQFLEKCKQTHALGRPGEVEEVAHAIAFLASDAATFITGVNLPVDGGRHAMCPR; via the exons ATGGCTTCAGGGGAAGGATTTAAG GTATCATCTTTGAAAGACAAAGTGACTTTGATCACAGGTGCCAGCTCGGGCATCGGGGCAGGGACAAGCATCATGTTCGCTAAACTTGGTGCCTTGCTCGCATTGAACGGGCGCGACGTGGAAAACCTCACCAACATAGCAAAACAGTGCACGGACCTGGGTGCTGCGGAG CCCTTGCTTGTACCAGGGGACCTGACCAACGAGGACACCGTAAAGAAGACAGTGGAACTGACCATTGCCCACTTTGGCCGGCTGGATGTGCTGATCAATAGCGCTGGCATTCTGGCCATGGGCAGCATTGAGACAGGTGACCTGGCTCAGTATGACAAGGTCATGAACGTCAACGTCAG ATCAGTGTACCATCTGACTCAGCTGTGTGTGCCCCACCTCATCAGGACTAAGGGTTCTATTGTCAATGTGTCCAGTGTCAACGGGCAACGATCA TTCCCAGGTGTCCTTGCCTATTGTATGTCCAAGTCCGCTATTGACCAATTCACACGATGCATAGCACTTG AGCTAGCGTCGAAGCAGGTGCGAGTGAACTCTGTCTGGTATGTCAAGTCTGTTTTGATACTTAATTATTATTTGTTATGTAGTTATTACCACcatattgatctctctctctgtctttccccttcCAGTCCTGGTGTGATCATAACAGATGTCCACAGGAGAGCAGGCCTGGATGAGGAGCAGTATGCTCAG tTCCTTGAGAAGTGTAAGCAGACCCACGCCCTGGGGAGACCAGGTGAGGTAGAGGAGGTGGCCCATGCCATAGCCTTCCTGGCGTCAGATGCTGCCACCTTCATTACCGGGGTCAACCTACCTGTGGATGGGGGGCGCCACGCCATGTGTCCAAGATAA
- the lrrc8ab gene encoding volume-regulated anion channel subunit LRRC8A, translating to MIPITELRYFVDCQPAYRILKPWWDVFTDYISIVMLMIAVFGGTLQVTQDKMICLPCKWVVNQTCRRYFNATLSAPLMLEPKGIQYNLDRHQYNYVDAVCYENRLHWFAKYFPYLVLLHTLIFLACSNFWFKFPRTSSKLEHFVSILLKCFDSPWTTRALSETVVEESDPKPMKMNGSMDKKVSCISEDVEASVPMLQRTKSRLEQGIVDRTETGVLDKKEGEQAKALFEKVKKFRIHVEEGDIVYRLYIRQTIIKVIKFILIICYTGYYVHNIQFSVDCSVDLEDLTGYSMYRCAHPLATLFKILACVYISLVGVYGFICMYTLCWMLRRSLKKYSFESIREESSYSDIPDVKNDFAFMLHMIDQYDPLYSKRFAVFLSEVSENKLRQLNLNNEWTLDKLRQRITKNSQEKLELHLFMLSGIPDTVFDLIELEVLKLELIPDITIPPIIAQLVNLKEMWLYHTPAKIEAPALAFLRENLKSLHIKFTDIKEIPLWIYSLKNLSELHLTGNLSAENNRYIVIDGLRELKRLKVLRLKSNLTKLPQVVTDVGVHLQKLSVNNEGTKLMVLNSLKKMVNLTELELIRCDLERIPHSIFSLHNLQEIDLKDNNLKTIEEIISFQHLHRLVCLKLWYNQIAYIPIQIGTLNNMERLYLNRNKIDNIPSQLFYCRKLRFLDLSHNNLTYIPADVGYLQNLQYLAVTANRIETLPNELFQCKKLRTLNLGNNCLTSLPSRFGELTGLIQLELRGNRLECLPVELGECKQLKRTGLVVEEDLFNTLPTEVKEQLWKVDKETA from the exons ATGATCCCCATCACTGAGCTGCGTTACTTCGTAGACTGTCAGCCTGCCTACCGTATCCTGAAGCCATGGTGGGACGTCTTCACCGACTACATCTCTATCGTCATGCTCATGATCGCCGTGTTCGGCGGCACGCTGCAG GTCACTCAGGACAAGATGATCTGCCTGCCCTGCAAGTGGGTGGTCAACCAGACCTGCAGGAGGTATTTCAATGCCACCCTGTCGGCCCCGCTGATGTTGGAGCCCAAAGGGATCCAATACAACCTGGACCGCCACCAGTACAACTACGTAGACGCCGTCTGCTACGAGAACCGCCTGCACTGGTTCGCCAAGTACTTCCCCTACCTGGTGCTACTGCACACGCTTATCTTCCTGGCTTGCAGTAACTTCTGGTTCAAGTTCCCCCGGACTAGCTCCAAACTGGAGCACTTTGTGTCAATTCTCCTGAAGTGTTTTGACTCTCCCTGGACCACCAGGGCTCTGTCTGAGACGGTGGTGGAGGAGAGCGACCCCAAGCCGATGAAGATGAATGGCTCAATGGATAAGAAAGTGTCGTGTATCAGCGAGGATGTGGAGGCTAGCGTCCCCATGCTCCAAAGGACAAAGTCTCGCCTGGAGCAGGGTATTGTGGATCGCACAGAGACTGGCGTCCTGGATAAGAAAGAAGGTGAACAGGCAAAGGCCTTGTTTGAAAAAGTGAAGAAGTTCCGCATACACGTGGAAGAAGGAGACATTGTGTACAGGCTTTACATCCGACAGACTATTATCAAAGTCATTAAGTTCATTTTGATTATCtgctatacagggtattatgtgCACAATATTCAGTTCAGCGTGGACTGTAGTGTGGATCTAGAGGACCTCACGGGGTATAGCATGTATCGTTGTGCTCATCCTCTGGCCACGCTGTTTAAGATCCTAGCTTGTGTCTACATCAGCTTAGTGGGGGTTTATGGATTCATTTGCATGTATACCCTCTGTTGGATGCTGCGGCGCTCGCTGAAGAAATACTCCTTTGAGTCGATACGAGAGGAGAGCAGTTACAGCGACATACCGGACGTAAAGAACGACTTTGCTTTCATGCTGCACATGATCGACCAGTACGATCCCCTGTACTCGAAACGCTTTGCCGTCTTCCTGTCTGAAGTGAGCGAGAACAAGCTGCGGCAGCTCAACCTGAACAATGAGTGGACTCTGGACAAACTGAGGCAGAGGATCACCAAGAACTCCCAGGAGAAGCTAGAGCTGCACCTGTTCATGCTGAGCGGCATCCCAGACACCGTGTTTGATCTGATAGAGCTGGAG GTGCTGAAGCTGGAGCTCATCCCAGACATCACCATCCCTCCCATCATCGCCCAGCTGGTCAACCTGAAGGAGATGTGGCTATACCACACCCCGGCTAAGATCGAGGCTCCGGCCCTGGCCTTCCTCAGGGAGAACCTCAAGTCCCTCCACATCAAATTCACAGACATCAAGGAGATCCCTCTGTGGATCTATAGTTTGAAGAACCTGAGCGAGCTGCACTTGACGGGGAACCTGAGCGCAGAGAACAATCGATATATTGTTATTGATGGGCTACGGGAGCTGAAGAGGCTCAAG GTCCTCCGGCTAAAGAGCAACTTGACCAAGCTACCTCAGGTGGTGACGGATGTGGGGGTGCACCTCCAGAAGCTCTCAGTTAACAACGAGGGCACCAAGCTGATGGTTCTCAACAGCCTGAAGAAGATGGTGAACCTGACAGAACTGGAGCTGATACGTTGTGATCTGGAACGCATCCCACACTCTATCTTCAGCCTGCACAACCTGCAGGAGATTGACCTCAAG GACAACAATCTGAAGACTATCGAGGAGATCATCAGCTTCCAGCACCTGCACCGTCTGGTCTGCCTTAAACTCTGGTACAACCAGATTGCCTACATTCCCATCCAGATCGGCACCCTCAACAACATGGAGAGGCTCTATCTGAACAGGAACAAGATTGATAACATCCCCAGTCAGCTTTTCTATTGTCGTAAGCTACGCTTCCTGGACCTGAGCCATAACAACCTCACCTACATCCCAGCAGATGTGGGCTACCTGCAGAACCTCCAGTACCTGGCAGTCACAGCCAACAGA ATTGAGACCCTGCCCAATGAGCTGTTCCAGTGTAAGAAGCTCCGTACTCTGAACCTGGGGAATAACTGCCTGACGTCTCTGCCATCACGCTTCGGGGAGCTGACGGGGCTGATCCAGCTGGAGCTGAGGGGTAACAGGCTGGAATGTCTGCCCGTAGAGCTGGGGGAGTGCAAGCAGCTGAAGAGGACGGgcctggtggtggaggaggacctCTTCAACACCCTGCCCACCGAGGTGAAGGAGCAGCTGTGGAAGGTGGACAAGGAGACGGCCTGA
- the zgc:101858 gene encoding uncharacterized protein zgc:101858 isoform X2 gives MASGEGFKVSSLKDKVTLITGASSGIGAGTSIMFAKLGALLALNGRDVENLTNIAKQCTDLGAAEPLLVPGDLTNEDTVKKTVELTIAHFGRLDVLINSAGILAMGSIETGDLAQYDKVMNVNVRSVYHLTQLCVPHLIRTKGSIVNVSSVNGQRSFPGVLAYCMSKSAIDQFTRCIALELASKQVRVNSVCPGVIITDVHRRAGLDEEQYAQFLEKCKQTHALGRPGEVEEVAHAIAFLASDAATFITGVNLPVDGGRHAMCPR, from the exons ATGGCTTCAGGGGAAGGATTTAAG GTATCATCTTTGAAAGACAAAGTGACTTTGATCACAGGTGCCAGCTCGGGCATCGGGGCAGGGACAAGCATCATGTTCGCTAAACTTGGTGCCTTGCTCGCATTGAACGGGCGCGACGTGGAAAACCTCACCAACATAGCAAAACAGTGCACGGACCTGGGTGCTGCGGAG CCCTTGCTTGTACCAGGGGACCTGACCAACGAGGACACCGTAAAGAAGACAGTGGAACTGACCATTGCCCACTTTGGCCGGCTGGATGTGCTGATCAATAGCGCTGGCATTCTGGCCATGGGCAGCATTGAGACAGGTGACCTGGCTCAGTATGACAAGGTCATGAACGTCAACGTCAG ATCAGTGTACCATCTGACTCAGCTGTGTGTGCCCCACCTCATCAGGACTAAGGGTTCTATTGTCAATGTGTCCAGTGTCAACGGGCAACGATCA TTCCCAGGTGTCCTTGCCTATTGTATGTCCAAGTCCGCTATTGACCAATTCACACGATGCATAGCACTTG AGCTAGCGTCGAAGCAGGTGCGAGTGAACTCTGTCTG TCCTGGTGTGATCATAACAGATGTCCACAGGAGAGCAGGCCTGGATGAGGAGCAGTATGCTCAG tTCCTTGAGAAGTGTAAGCAGACCCACGCCCTGGGGAGACCAGGTGAGGTAGAGGAGGTGGCCCATGCCATAGCCTTCCTGGCGTCAGATGCTGCCACCTTCATTACCGGGGTCAACCTACCTGTGGATGGGGGGCGCCACGCCATGTGTCCAAGATAA